A single window of Actinoallomurus bryophytorum DNA harbors:
- a CDS encoding MaoC family dehydratase, which produces MTEPRVVEQRGLWYEELEEGVLYRHRPGRTIGEADNTLFSTLTMNPQALHLDAAFSETQEFGERLVNSLLTLSVLVGLSVGHLTQGTLVANLGFREVAFPAPVFVGDTLYGETTVSSKRLSASRPGQGVVGFQHTARKQDGTVVATVVRDSLMRCRP; this is translated from the coding sequence ATGACGGAGCCACGGGTCGTCGAGCAGCGCGGACTCTGGTACGAGGAGCTGGAGGAGGGGGTGCTGTACCGGCACCGCCCCGGACGTACGATCGGCGAGGCCGACAACACGCTGTTCAGCACCCTGACGATGAACCCGCAGGCGCTCCACCTCGACGCCGCGTTCAGCGAGACGCAGGAGTTCGGTGAGCGCCTCGTCAACAGCCTGCTGACGCTCTCGGTGCTGGTCGGACTGTCGGTCGGCCACCTGACGCAGGGCACACTGGTGGCCAACCTGGGGTTTCGTGAGGTCGCCTTCCCGGCGCCCGTCTTCGTCGGGGACACGCTCTACGGGGAGACGACGGTGTCGTCCAAACGGCTCTCGGCGAGCCGTCCCGGCCAGGGCGTCGTCGGCTTCCAGCACACCGCGCGCAAGCAGGACGGCACGGTCGTCGCCACGGTCGTACGCGACTCGCTCATGAGGTGCCGGCCGTGA
- a CDS encoding HpcH/HpaI aldolase/citrate lyase family protein, whose translation MTALRGPALLFCPADRPDRYPKAMAAADTVIVDLEDAVASRDRPAARQALLGTPLDPERTIVRVNPAGTEDHSLDLEAVRRTAYRRLMVAKSESAADLGELGEWEIVALCETARGVVNAAEIAAVPSVVALMWGAEDLVASLGGYSSRGPGGGYRDVARTARAQVLLAAGAHGRAAIDAVYLDIKDLDGLAAETEDAVASGFAHKACIHPGQVETVRRGFAPGPDRVEWAQRVLAAGAERGVVRVEGQMVDAPLLAQAKRILDRSDL comes from the coding sequence GTGACCGCGCTGCGGGGGCCGGCGCTGCTGTTCTGCCCGGCCGACCGCCCGGATCGCTACCCCAAGGCGATGGCCGCCGCCGACACGGTCATCGTCGACCTCGAGGACGCCGTCGCCTCGCGGGACCGGCCGGCCGCGCGGCAGGCACTGCTCGGCACACCGCTCGACCCCGAACGGACGATCGTACGGGTCAACCCGGCCGGCACCGAGGACCACTCACTGGACCTGGAGGCCGTACGCCGGACCGCGTACCGGCGGCTCATGGTCGCCAAGAGCGAGAGCGCGGCGGACCTGGGCGAGCTGGGGGAGTGGGAGATCGTCGCCCTTTGTGAGACCGCGCGGGGTGTGGTGAACGCCGCCGAGATCGCGGCGGTCCCGTCGGTGGTCGCCCTCATGTGGGGCGCGGAGGACCTGGTGGCGTCGCTGGGCGGATACTCCAGCAGAGGGCCCGGTGGCGGTTACCGCGACGTCGCCCGCACGGCACGTGCGCAGGTGCTGCTCGCGGCCGGTGCGCACGGGCGCGCCGCGATCGACGCCGTGTACCTCGACATCAAGGATCTGGACGGGCTCGCGGCCGAGACCGAGGACGCGGTGGCGAGCGGATTCGCCCACAAGGCATGCATCCATCCGGGGCAGGTCGAGACGGTACGCCGCGGCTTCGCCCCCGGCCCCGACCGCGTCGAGTGGGCACAGCGCGTCCTCGCGGCCGGCGCCGAACGCGGTGTCGTGCGCGTCGAGGGCCAGATGGTGGACGCCCCACTGCTCGCCCAGGCCAAACGGATCCTCGACCGGTCGGACCTCTAG
- a CDS encoding MarR family winged helix-turn-helix transcriptional regulator, producing MTREPARTNGPPDASGTGPELVDALAQSAFVVMGTLTRIGAAHDLSLTQLRVLGILRDRRARVTELADFLGLEKSTMSGLVDRAVRRGLLERGKNAEDGRAVDVFMTAAGLELAERVHTEIRRALAPTTSRLDTKERHALTLLLSRMLGPARA from the coding sequence GTGACCAGGGAACCCGCCCGTACGAACGGACCGCCGGACGCGTCCGGCACCGGTCCGGAGCTCGTCGACGCCCTCGCACAGAGCGCGTTCGTGGTGATGGGCACGCTCACCCGGATCGGCGCGGCACACGATCTGTCCCTCACCCAGCTTCGGGTGCTCGGGATCCTGCGCGACCGAAGAGCCCGGGTGACGGAGCTCGCGGACTTCCTCGGACTCGAGAAGTCGACGATGTCCGGCCTGGTGGACCGCGCCGTACGGCGGGGGCTGCTCGAGCGGGGCAAGAACGCCGAGGACGGCCGTGCCGTCGACGTGTTCATGACCGCCGCCGGTCTCGAGCTGGCGGAACGTGTGCACACCGAGATTCGTCGCGCGCTCGCCCCGACCACGAGTCGCCTCGACACGAAGGAACGGCACGCGCTCACCCTGCTGCTCTCACGGATGCTCGGACCGGCTCGGGCGTGA
- a CDS encoding quinone oxidoreductase family protein: MHAAVVTSFDALPKYVEYPEPVAHGGDEVVVEVLAAGLHPRVRSQADGSHYTSTDELPLVPGIDGVVRDPKGRIRYTVLDDTVLGTMAERTVIDLDRSVVLPDGIDPVQIAAAMNPAMSSWVALRRRVDFRRRQRVLILGATGNAGRMAIQVAKRFGAAHVIAAGRDTARLLGLRALGADETCTFDELTKAADVDVVIDYVWGEPTARAMADMLTARADRGASLTWIQIGSVAGPTAPIPSAALRSARLQIIGSGIGSVPGRDFVKELPKLASAVADGAFDVRARAVPLAEVEQAWTATAGTPDRIVFVP; this comes from the coding sequence ATGCACGCGGCCGTCGTAACGTCGTTCGATGCCCTGCCCAAGTACGTGGAGTACCCGGAGCCCGTCGCCCATGGCGGCGACGAGGTCGTCGTGGAGGTCCTCGCGGCCGGTCTGCACCCCCGCGTCCGTTCGCAGGCGGACGGCTCGCACTACACCAGCACCGACGAGCTCCCGCTCGTCCCTGGCATCGACGGCGTCGTGCGCGACCCGAAGGGCCGTATCCGATACACCGTCCTGGACGACACGGTCCTCGGCACCATGGCCGAGCGCACCGTCATCGACCTCGATCGCAGCGTCGTCCTTCCCGACGGGATCGACCCGGTCCAGATCGCGGCGGCGATGAACCCCGCGATGTCGTCATGGGTGGCACTACGCCGGCGCGTCGACTTCCGGCGCAGGCAACGCGTCCTCATCCTCGGGGCCACCGGGAACGCCGGCCGGATGGCGATCCAGGTCGCCAAGCGTTTCGGCGCCGCCCACGTGATCGCGGCCGGACGCGACACGGCTCGCCTCCTCGGGCTGCGCGCTCTCGGGGCCGATGAGACCTGCACGTTCGACGAGCTCACCAAGGCGGCCGATGTCGACGTCGTCATCGACTACGTGTGGGGTGAGCCAACGGCGCGCGCCATGGCCGACATGCTCACCGCCCGCGCCGACCGCGGTGCGTCGCTCACCTGGATCCAGATCGGCTCGGTCGCCGGTCCGACGGCGCCGATCCCGTCGGCCGCGCTGCGCTCGGCGCGCCTGCAGATCATCGGCAGCGGAATCGGCTCGGTCCCCGGCCGCGACTTCGTCAAGGAACTTCCCAAGCTGGCGTCCGCCGTCGCCGACGGCGCGTTCGACGTCAGAGCGCGTGCCGTGCCCCTCGCGGAGGTCGAACAGGCCTGGACGGCGACCGCTGGAACACCCGACCGGATCGTGTTCGTGCCCTGA
- a CDS encoding MFS transporter yields the protein MTVEPYRRVLANPGVRALLLVGLVARIPVIATGLTLTLHVVNGMNLGFLQAGLVGAASTAGVAVGAPAAGRFVDRHGLRPVLVVTTAAQLVFWPSAAFLPYWPLAVGAFVAGVLSLPVFSVLRQCVAAAVPAEQRRTGFTLDSMLVEVSYMIGPAVAVSATAALSSGWTMVLVGLGLVGSGVALLVLDPPTRTDEERERDEAAVPRRQWLTPALLALLGVTLAATFVLAAAELSVVAVLKADSATRWTGLVIGLMALSSLVGGFLYGALPRGFSPLVMIGGIAALTVPLGLVGDWQWLCLALVPSGLLCAPALSATVDAVSRWVPTAARGEAMGLHGTALTLGIAVSGPVTGVIIDDWGTDWSFAVAGLGGLLIVALAVPVSRLPRTAVAAAGTA from the coding sequence ATGACAGTAGAGCCTTACCGGCGAGTGCTGGCGAACCCCGGTGTCCGCGCGCTCCTGCTCGTCGGGCTGGTCGCACGGATCCCGGTGATCGCCACTGGCCTGACGCTGACCCTGCACGTCGTCAACGGCATGAACCTCGGCTTTCTGCAGGCGGGGCTGGTCGGTGCGGCCTCGACCGCCGGCGTGGCCGTCGGCGCCCCTGCCGCCGGGCGCTTCGTGGACCGGCACGGGCTCCGCCCGGTCCTGGTGGTGACCACGGCCGCCCAGTTGGTGTTCTGGCCGTCGGCCGCGTTCCTGCCGTACTGGCCACTGGCCGTCGGAGCGTTCGTCGCCGGTGTACTGTCGCTGCCGGTGTTCAGCGTGCTTCGCCAGTGCGTGGCGGCGGCCGTCCCGGCCGAGCAGCGCCGCACCGGGTTCACCCTCGACTCGATGCTCGTCGAGGTCTCCTACATGATCGGCCCGGCGGTCGCGGTCTCCGCCACCGCCGCGCTCAGCAGCGGCTGGACCATGGTCCTGGTGGGACTGGGCCTGGTCGGCTCCGGCGTCGCGCTGCTGGTGCTGGACCCTCCGACACGTACGGACGAGGAGCGCGAGCGGGACGAGGCCGCGGTGCCCCGGCGGCAGTGGCTGACGCCGGCGCTCCTCGCCCTGCTCGGCGTCACGCTCGCCGCGACGTTCGTGCTGGCCGCGGCCGAGCTCAGCGTCGTCGCGGTCCTCAAGGCCGACTCCGCCACCCGATGGACCGGCCTGGTCATCGGCCTCATGGCCCTGTCCTCGCTGGTCGGCGGCTTCCTGTACGGCGCGCTGCCCCGCGGGTTCTCGCCGCTGGTCATGATCGGCGGCATCGCCGCCCTCACCGTTCCGCTCGGTCTGGTCGGCGACTGGCAGTGGCTCTGCCTGGCCCTGGTCCCGTCCGGACTGCTCTGCGCCCCTGCCCTGTCGGCCACGGTCGACGCCGTCAGCCGGTGGGTGCCGACCGCCGCGCGCGGTGAGGCCATGGGCCTGCACGGCACCGCCCTCACGCTGGGCATCGCCGTCTCCGGCCCGGTCACCGGCGTCATCATCGACGACTGGGGGACGGACTGGTCCTTCGCGGTGGCGGGCCTCGGCGGTCTCCTCATCGTCGCCCTGGCCGTCCCGGTCTCGCGCCTCCCGCGTACGGCCGTCGCGGCCGCCGGCACGGCTTGA
- a CDS encoding alpha/beta hydrolase, which yields MIRLTGTPLLVMLVIVTVTVLAAAIWFAPRVAGRRPTHVLARLGIVAGCQLFLVVAVLALVNATFDFYGSWGDLVGLHAGKSGPGEPMAAGAGGFGTSASRTAPVTTNPSAPRYRLPAGQGRIDSVVIHGVRTAISEPAFVYLPPQYFAPAYETRRFPVTVAFTGYPGNAENLITHLRLPQTVAQEIAAGRMPPTIVVMVRPSVAPPRDTECTDIPHGPQAETFFAEDVPAALAAVYRTADHASGWSALGDSTGGYCAVKLAMRHSDRYSAAVSLAGYYRALQDFTTGDLYGHSKAYRDECDLIWRLRHLPPPPTNLLLTTSRTGEKDYRQTREFLALARPPARVASITLPFGGHNFTTWKRELPPALRWLGAHLKPGT from the coding sequence ATGATCAGACTTACCGGTACTCCCCTGCTCGTGATGCTCGTCATCGTGACGGTGACCGTGCTCGCCGCGGCGATCTGGTTCGCTCCGCGGGTGGCGGGCCGGCGGCCCACGCACGTGCTGGCGCGCCTCGGCATCGTCGCCGGCTGCCAGCTCTTCCTGGTCGTGGCCGTACTGGCCCTGGTCAACGCCACCTTCGACTTCTACGGCTCTTGGGGCGACCTCGTCGGCCTGCACGCCGGAAAGAGCGGTCCCGGCGAACCCATGGCGGCCGGGGCGGGCGGCTTCGGCACCTCGGCGTCCCGCACCGCGCCCGTCACCACGAACCCTTCCGCGCCGAGGTACCGGCTTCCGGCGGGGCAGGGCCGCATCGACTCCGTCGTCATCCACGGAGTGCGCACGGCGATCAGCGAGCCCGCGTTCGTCTACCTGCCGCCGCAGTACTTCGCGCCGGCGTACGAGACCCGGCGCTTCCCGGTGACCGTGGCCTTCACGGGGTACCCGGGCAACGCCGAGAACCTCATCACCCACCTGCGGCTGCCGCAGACGGTCGCCCAGGAGATCGCCGCAGGGCGGATGCCCCCGACGATCGTCGTCATGGTGCGCCCCTCCGTCGCCCCGCCTCGCGACACCGAGTGCACCGACATCCCGCACGGGCCCCAGGCCGAGACGTTCTTCGCCGAGGACGTGCCGGCCGCACTCGCCGCGGTCTACCGGACCGCCGACCACGCGTCCGGCTGGAGCGCGCTGGGCGACTCGACCGGAGGCTACTGCGCGGTCAAGCTCGCCATGCGGCACTCCGACCGCTACTCGGCCGCGGTGTCACTCGCCGGCTACTACCGCGCCCTCCAGGACTTCACCACCGGTGATCTCTACGGTCACAGCAAGGCGTACCGGGACGAGTGCGACCTGATCTGGCGGCTCCGGCACCTGCCACCGCCGCCGACGAACCTGCTGCTGACCACCAGCCGTACCGGCGAGAAGGACTACCGTCAGACCCGGGAGTTCCTGGCCCTCGCGCGCCCGCCCGCGCGTGTCGCTTCCATCACACTGCCGTTCGGCGGCCACAACTTCACGACCTGGAAACGCGAGCTCCCGCCGGCGCTGCGCTGGCTCGGCGCCCACCTGAAACCGGGCACCTGA
- a CDS encoding alpha/beta hydrolase, translating into MAELMGLTKAGFIALLLVIAFAAVVVCLRLLPRYSGTGLGQVAVRAGLLLGGQVLLLLALLALINSDLQFYSSWDDLFGADSGTVRISDQAPVAQPPPAAPRVRSSHDALTRRLPAGEGRLRVLRLRGSRSGIVTRTYVYLPPQYTQDRSQRFPVVLFLGSPRDVIRRRRLPELAAREIAAGRLRPVVIVIAPTGHGCVDAPGGEQGETFLSEDLPTAVDAAYRVGTAPGSWSVAGPGLRGPAGYCAALLAMRHSDRFGSAVFAAPSLTPPPGRLYGGSRSIRDEYDPRWRLRYRPPPPISVGVIADDGFSAGVRPPMRAEPLPATATQDLPAILRWLGTHLTPGNRP; encoded by the coding sequence GTGGCCGAGCTGATGGGTTTGACCAAGGCCGGTTTCATCGCATTGTTGCTCGTCATCGCGTTCGCCGCAGTGGTGGTCTGCCTCCGCCTGCTACCGAGATACTCCGGCACAGGTCTCGGGCAGGTGGCCGTACGGGCGGGGCTGCTGCTGGGCGGTCAGGTGCTGCTCCTGCTGGCACTGCTGGCCCTGATCAACTCCGACCTGCAGTTCTACTCGTCGTGGGACGACCTGTTCGGTGCGGACTCAGGCACCGTACGAATCTCCGATCAGGCCCCTGTGGCACAGCCGCCCCCGGCCGCTCCACGGGTGAGGTCGTCGCATGACGCCCTCACCCGGCGGCTGCCGGCCGGCGAGGGGCGGCTGCGCGTCCTCAGGCTGCGCGGCTCGAGATCGGGAATCGTCACACGGACGTATGTGTACCTGCCGCCGCAGTACACCCAGGATCGGTCGCAGCGGTTCCCGGTCGTGCTGTTCCTCGGCTCCCCCCGCGACGTGATCCGCCGGCGGCGCCTGCCGGAGCTGGCGGCGCGTGAGATCGCCGCCGGACGGCTGCGTCCGGTAGTGATCGTGATCGCGCCGACCGGCCACGGGTGCGTGGACGCGCCCGGCGGTGAGCAGGGTGAGACGTTCCTCAGCGAGGACCTGCCCACCGCGGTCGACGCCGCGTACCGCGTCGGCACCGCCCCGGGAAGCTGGTCGGTGGCGGGGCCGGGCCTCCGCGGGCCGGCGGGGTACTGCGCGGCACTGCTCGCGATGCGTCACTCCGACCGGTTCGGCTCGGCGGTCTTCGCCGCGCCCTCCCTCACGCCGCCTCCCGGGAGGCTGTACGGCGGCAGCCGGTCCATCCGCGATGAGTACGACCCGCGCTGGCGGCTCCGGTACCGGCCGCCCCCGCCGATCAGTGTCGGTGTCATCGCCGACGACGGATTCTCCGCCGGCGTCCGACCGCCGATGCGCGCCGAACCGCTGCCCGCGACCGCCACGCAGGACCTTCCCGCGATCCTGCGCTGGCTGGGCACCCACCTCACTCCGGGGAACCGGCCATGA
- a CDS encoding aldehyde dehydrogenase (NADP(+)) has protein sequence MTLLYGVDPRTGERLEPGVPETGHETVAALGVTAASAARPLAELPLPDRAALLDAVADALEGAAGELVALADAETALGRTRLTGEMERTTGQLRLLAGAARQDGFQRDAVEDGFVRALLPIGPVAVYAASNFPFAFSVAGGDTASAWAAGCPVIVKAHPGHPRTSVRTAEVIADALAKAGAPEGTFAVVYGLEAGLALVKDPNVRAAGFTGSVRGGRALFDAAVSRPDPIPFYGELGSVNPVFVTPSAVAARGEEIARGYVGSFTLGSGQFCTKPGLLFLPAGHGLDAVLAEAVASVEAPSLLTPQIADAFRTGVERLTAGTRTVAESAGAHLVAVTAGEFAARPELAEECFGPASVIVEYASEEELRAAARAVPGSLTATVHAESSDAGLARGLVAELARHVGRVVYNGWPTGVAVNRTMHHGGPWPATTAPLHTSVGTAAIRRFQVPVTFQGLPEELLPPTAR, from the coding sequence ATGACGTTGCTGTACGGAGTCGACCCGCGAACCGGCGAACGCCTGGAGCCGGGCGTGCCGGAGACCGGTCACGAGACGGTCGCCGCGCTCGGCGTGACCGCGGCGAGCGCCGCCCGCCCGCTCGCGGAACTGCCACTGCCGGACCGGGCCGCACTGCTGGACGCCGTCGCCGACGCTCTTGAAGGTGCCGCCGGGGAGCTGGTGGCGCTGGCCGACGCCGAGACCGCGCTCGGCCGCACCCGCCTGACCGGGGAGATGGAACGTACCACTGGCCAGTTGCGCCTCCTGGCCGGTGCGGCACGCCAGGACGGCTTTCAGCGGGACGCCGTCGAGGACGGGTTCGTACGCGCGCTGCTGCCGATCGGGCCCGTCGCGGTGTACGCCGCGAGCAACTTCCCGTTCGCGTTCTCCGTGGCGGGCGGCGACACGGCGTCCGCGTGGGCGGCCGGCTGCCCGGTCATCGTGAAGGCCCACCCCGGGCATCCGCGTACGTCGGTGCGCACGGCGGAGGTCATCGCCGACGCGCTCGCCAAGGCGGGCGCGCCCGAGGGGACGTTCGCGGTCGTGTACGGGCTGGAGGCGGGCCTGGCGCTCGTCAAGGACCCGAACGTGAGGGCCGCCGGGTTCACCGGCTCGGTGCGCGGCGGGCGGGCGCTGTTCGACGCCGCCGTGAGCCGCCCCGACCCGATCCCGTTCTACGGCGAGCTGGGCAGCGTCAACCCCGTGTTCGTGACGCCGTCGGCAGTGGCCGCACGGGGCGAGGAGATCGCGCGCGGCTACGTCGGCTCGTTCACGCTCGGGTCGGGACAGTTCTGCACCAAGCCGGGGCTGCTCTTCCTGCCCGCAGGCCACGGGCTCGACGCCGTGCTGGCCGAGGCGGTCGCGTCGGTGGAGGCGCCCTCACTCCTGACACCGCAGATCGCGGACGCGTTCCGTACCGGGGTCGAACGGCTCACCGCCGGGACGCGCACGGTGGCGGAGAGCGCCGGGGCGCATCTGGTCGCGGTGACCGCCGGGGAGTTCGCGGCCCGGCCCGAGCTGGCGGAGGAGTGCTTCGGCCCGGCCTCCGTCATCGTCGAGTACGCCTCGGAGGAGGAGCTGCGCGCCGCCGCACGCGCCGTACCCGGCTCGCTCACCGCGACCGTGCACGCCGAGTCGTCCGACGCCGGCCTGGCGCGCGGGCTCGTCGCCGAGCTGGCCCGGCACGTCGGCCGCGTCGTCTACAACGGCTGGCCCACCGGCGTCGCGGTCAACCGGACGATGCACCACGGCGGCCCCTGGCCCGCGACGACCGCGCCGCTGCACACGTCCGTCGGCACGGCCGCGATCCGCCGCTTCCAGGTCCCGGTCACCTTCCAGGGCCTGCCGGAGGAGCTGCTCCCGCCGACCGCGAGGTGA
- a CDS encoding zinc-dependent alcohol dehydrogenase, translated as MSRSVLLEGPGRRRVVKGEVPEPGPGEVLVRVAAAGICGSDREMYEGGRPEPYRTFPIVPGHEWSGTIEETGPGVDPSLTGRPTVGEGFVNCQVCDRCRAGDTNLCGAGYDEIGFTRPGAFADHLIVPARLLHPLPAGTDLRAAVLLEPAAVAAAAVLRAAPVPGERVGVVGAGTLGLLTIQLLAASSPAELVVSDPRAGREAVARAGGATAYFHPDRLGATDLDVVVETAGARDSAAAAARQVRRGGRLVLTGIPGVVSEMLSPSMIVERQLMVTSVFGAPSAAWTHAVRMFTSGLLDLGPLVTHELPLEAYSDAVALLGQGGEGVGKIILRP; from the coding sequence GTGAGCCGGTCGGTACTTCTGGAGGGGCCGGGCCGCCGGCGAGTGGTCAAGGGCGAGGTACCCGAGCCGGGGCCCGGTGAGGTCCTCGTCCGCGTCGCCGCGGCGGGCATCTGCGGCAGCGACCGCGAGATGTACGAGGGCGGCCGCCCCGAGCCGTACCGGACGTTTCCCATCGTCCCCGGTCACGAGTGGTCGGGAACGATCGAGGAGACCGGGCCGGGCGTCGACCCGTCCCTGACCGGCCGGCCGACGGTCGGCGAGGGCTTCGTGAACTGCCAGGTCTGCGACCGCTGCCGCGCCGGGGACACCAACCTGTGCGGTGCCGGCTATGACGAGATCGGGTTCACCCGGCCCGGCGCGTTCGCCGACCACCTGATCGTGCCCGCCCGGCTGCTGCATCCGCTGCCGGCGGGCACCGACCTGCGGGCCGCCGTACTGCTCGAACCGGCGGCGGTCGCCGCAGCCGCCGTTCTCCGGGCCGCTCCGGTGCCCGGAGAACGGGTCGGCGTGGTCGGGGCGGGCACGCTCGGCCTGCTGACGATCCAGCTGCTGGCCGCCTCCTCCCCCGCCGAGCTCGTCGTCAGCGACCCGCGCGCCGGCCGGGAGGCGGTCGCGAGGGCGGGCGGCGCGACCGCCTACTTCCACCCGGACCGGCTCGGCGCGACGGACCTCGACGTCGTCGTGGAGACCGCGGGCGCACGCGACTCGGCGGCGGCGGCGGCCCGGCAGGTGCGCCGGGGCGGCCGGCTGGTGCTGACCGGCATCCCCGGCGTGGTCTCGGAGATGCTCTCCCCTTCGATGATCGTCGAGCGCCAGCTCATGGTGACCAGCGTGTTCGGCGCCCCGTCGGCGGCCTGGACGCACGCCGTACGTATGTTCACCTCCGGCCTGCTCGACCTCGGCCCGCTGGTCACCCACGAGCTGCCGCTCGAGGCCTACTCCGACGCGGTCGCGCTGCTAGGCCAGGGCGGCGAGGGCGTCGGCAAGATCATTCTTAGACCCTAG
- a CDS encoding mandelate racemase/muconate lactonizing enzyme family protein, whose amino-acid sequence MRITGISTHVAGTPWRNLTFVQVHTDEGLVGVGEARMLNHTDALIGYLAEAERNHVIGSDPFDTEDLVHRMKYGDYGRAGEIAMSGIACVEMACWDIVGKALGQPLWRLLGGKVRERIKAYANGWYTVERTPEAFHTAALKVVERGYQALKFDPFGTGTMELDHAETMRSVSLVEAVRDAIGPEADLLVEMHGRFSPATAIRLAGLLAPFEPSWLEEPCPPENLKALAKVSAHTDLPIATGERIHDRIEFRELFELQAVDIIQPDISHIGGIAETRKLAATAETHYVMVAPHNVGGPVLTAANLHLAACTPNFKIQEHFNDFADSAIKGVAPGLPEVVDGYFALPEAPGLGVELDLDALAEFPRQRANFNLFADNWHLRDPAGTK is encoded by the coding sequence ATGCGCATCACCGGTATCTCGACACACGTCGCCGGCACGCCCTGGCGCAACCTCACGTTCGTCCAGGTCCACACCGACGAGGGACTCGTAGGCGTCGGTGAGGCGCGGATGCTGAACCACACCGACGCGCTCATCGGTTATCTGGCGGAGGCCGAGCGCAACCACGTCATCGGCTCGGACCCCTTCGACACCGAGGACCTGGTCCACCGGATGAAGTACGGCGACTACGGCCGCGCCGGAGAGATCGCCATGTCCGGCATCGCCTGCGTCGAGATGGCCTGCTGGGACATCGTCGGCAAAGCCCTCGGCCAGCCCCTCTGGCGGCTACTCGGCGGCAAGGTACGGGAACGGATCAAGGCCTACGCCAACGGCTGGTACACCGTCGAACGCACCCCCGAGGCCTTCCACACCGCCGCCCTCAAGGTCGTCGAACGCGGCTACCAGGCCCTGAAGTTCGACCCGTTCGGCACCGGCACGATGGAGCTGGACCACGCCGAGACGATGCGCTCGGTCAGCCTCGTCGAGGCGGTACGCGACGCCATCGGGCCCGAGGCCGACCTGCTCGTGGAGATGCACGGGCGCTTCTCCCCCGCCACCGCGATCCGGCTGGCCGGGCTGCTCGCGCCGTTCGAGCCGAGCTGGCTGGAGGAGCCGTGCCCGCCGGAGAACCTCAAGGCCCTGGCCAAGGTCTCCGCCCACACCGACTTGCCGATCGCCACCGGCGAACGCATCCACGACCGCATCGAGTTCCGCGAACTGTTCGAACTCCAGGCCGTCGACATCATCCAGCCCGACATCTCCCACATCGGCGGCATCGCCGAGACCCGCAAGCTGGCCGCGACCGCCGAGACCCACTACGTCATGGTCGCCCCGCACAACGTCGGCGGCCCCGTGCTGACCGCCGCCAACCTCCACCTCGCCGCCTGCACCCCCAACTTCAAGATCCAAGAGCACTTCAACGACTTCGCCGACTCGGCGATCAAGGGCGTTGCGCCCGGTCTGCCGGAGGTCGTCGACGGCTACTTCGCCCTGCCGGAGGCTCCCGGTCTCGGTGTCGAACTGGACCTGGACGCGCTCGCCGAGTTCCCCCGCCAGCGCGCCAACTTCAACCTGTTCGCCGACAACTGGCACCTTCGCGACCCGGCCGGGACCAAGTGA